The genomic window GGCGTTCGGGTCTTTGTTGATGGCCACGATAGTGCGCGAACCTTTCATGCCCACCACGTGCTGGATGGCGCCGGAAATGCCCAGCGCGAGATAGAGCTTGGGCGCGACGGTCTGGCCGGAGCTGCCGATTTGCCGATCGAGCGGCAACCAGCCTTCATCACAGATCGGCCGGGAGGCAGCCACCTCGCCGCCAAGAAGCTCCGCCAGTTTCTGAACAAGGGGAAGATTTTCCGCTGCTTTGATGCCGCGACCGACGGCAACGATCACCTCCGCCTGGCTCAGGTCCACCGCCTGCTTTGCCTCCTGGAAAAGCTCGAGCGGCCTAGTCCGAATCTGGCTCGCATCGAGGGAAACAGAAAGGCTCCGAACCGACGCCTTGCCCGTCCCACCGGCCAATTGGTCCACCCGGAAGGCGCCCGCCTGAAACGTGGCGAAATAGGGTGGATCGCCGGCAAAGGTGACATCCGCGTTCGTTTTGCCTTGGAACATCTGGCGGACAAACACCAATTGATTGCCATCCTTGCGGTAACCGATGCAGTCCCCGATCACTCCCCGGCCAGTCGAGGTGGCCAGCTTGGGAAGGAACTCCCGCACCTGGTAGGTATGCGGCATCAGGACGAGATAGGGCGAGGTCTGCTGGAGAACCTGCTGCAACGCGAGCGTGTACCCGTCAGGAGTGTAGTCGGCAAGCAGATCGTGCTCAACGAGCAATACCTCATCGAGCTTCTTGCCAGCAAATTCTTCCGCGATCCCGCCCACGCCTTTGCCCATCACCGCCACGCCGAGCTTCCGGCCAACCGCTGCCGCCAATTGCTGCGCGGCCACGAGCGTCTCCCAGCTCACTTTGTTCAGGTTCCCCTGCCGCTGCTCAGCTACTACCAGAATTCCATCTGCCATCAAATCACCCTCGCCTCATGCTTCAGTTTTTCGACCAACCGTGCCGCCGCTTCCCTGGCTGACCCTTGGATCATTTCGGTCTTCTTGGACTTTGTCGGGACGTAGATGCGTTCCACTTTTTGCGTGGCCGTCAAGCGCACGCCGAGGTCAGCGCGTGAAAGGGTCAGA from Candidatus Acidiferrales bacterium includes these protein-coding regions:
- a CDS encoding electron transfer flavoprotein subunit alpha/FixB family protein is translated as MADGILVVAEQRQGNLNKVSWETLVAAQQLAAAVGRKLGVAVMGKGVGGIAEEFAGKKLDEVLLVEHDLLADYTPDGYTLALQQVLQQTSPYLVLMPHTYQVREFLPKLATSTGRGVIGDCIGYRKDGNQLVFVRQMFQGKTNADVTFAGDPPYFATFQAGAFRVDQLAGGTGKASVRSLSVSLDASQIRTRPLELFQEAKQAVDLSQAEVIVAVGRGIKAAENLPLVQKLAELLGGEVAASRPICDEGWLPLDRQIGSSGQTVAPKLYLALGISGAIQHVVGMKGSRTIVAINKDPNAPIFEVADYGIVGDLFEIVPALTEEIQKAKA